DNA sequence from the Candidatus Kaistella beijingensis genome:
CTCGAAACGATATTAAAAGCGGGATATTTAAAGATTATTTCCTGAATTCGGGCAATTTCCTCCCGACTTAAATTTTTCATGAAAGTCATCGGAGTCAGTTTCGAATAATATTTTTCTTTCTTAATGTCTTTAATTCTTTTAATGAAATCTGCTTTGTTGATTTTCATTAAATGACAAAAATCCAACGTATCAAAATCCGGCCGCATCAAAGCTTCTGTGAAGGAAATTTCATAAGAAGGCTGGTTTCCCACCATAATTTTCCCGTTTCGGTCGAAAATGACGCCGCGTTGCGGAATGATGTATTCGGTTTTAATGGAAGTATTTGCCGCGTTCAAGGCATATCGGTCAGTAAACAACTGTAAATAGGCGAGTCTTGCTATAAAAATTGCAGCAATAACGGCGAGAATAACGGTTATTTTTAAATATTGTGACTTCATTAAATTATGGTTTTTTCAACCAAATTAGAGAAATAAAAATCTTTACAATCTTAACTTTCTTAATGGCAAAAATTCCATTAAAGTTTGTGACTATTTCAAAGTATTGTTACTATAAATTTTAGATTCTTTGCTTAATCCTAAAAGCCAAAGCGTACATCAGGATAAATATAAAGGAAATCCCGCTCGTTGCCAAAACATTCAGAAATATTTCGAAAAAACGGCTGAATTTGAAAAACTCGATATACTGCACCAACAATTGATGGAAGAAAATACTCGATGCGATGAAGAGCAAAAACTGCGTCCACTGCAAACTCTGAAAAGAAAAGAAATCCGTGGAAGTATCGGTAGAAGTTCGGAAAATCAAGGTTCTAAAATAGGCTATAATTGTGGTTGCAAAAGCATTGATTCCCCAAGTGTAAAGAAACGCATCAATCGACAAACCGAGCATAAAACTCAACGCCAAAAACTGAAACCTATTTCTGAAAAACGGATAAAACATCACAAAAACGGGATAAAGAACCGGTGTATATTTCCCGAAAAGCGTAATTCTGTTCAGCACAAAAATTTGCAGTGCCACAAGAAAAACAATCATCAAGATGTCGGTAAAAAGTGTTCTGCTTATCATTTTTCTCTTTTAATTGTTGCCTGCAAAGTATCTTGAATTCTACTTACTTCTGCTTTTTTCAAGCTTTTTACTACGTAAACTTTGCTCAAATTCCCCATCTTTTCACTCAACTCTACGGCAATATCCCAAAAACCTGTTTTGCTGTCGACTTCATAGCCTGAAATTCTTCCAATCATCACTCCTCTTGGGAAAATGGCTGATTTTCCGTCGGTTACAACGGTGTCGCCAATTTGAAGCGGAACATATTTAGGAACATCCGATAAATGCATCGTTCGAGAATCGTCTCCTCGCCAAGTCAAAGTTCCAAAATATCCCGATTTTTTCAGCGCGGCATTGATTTTAATTTTATCCAAACTTAAAACCGATTGAACCAAAGCATAAGAATCGGTAGTATTAATAACGATTCCTGCAATTCCTTTCGGCGCCATGACGCCCATTTTCGGCATTACTCCGTCTCGTTTACCTCGATTGATGGTGAAATAATTGTCTTTTCTGTTTATGCTGTTGAAAATAATTTCGCCATCCACGAAAGTGTAGATTTGTCCGCCACCGATTGTGTCGTGAACCTTTCTAAATTGTGGGATTTCCGACGTTCCTTTTCCGTAAACTTGCTCCATTAAAACTTTGTTTTGGGCAACAAGCTGTTCGTTGATTTGCTTGAGTTTCAGGTAAGAAGCACCTTCATCAATATATCCCGAAACCCACGAATTGAATGCGGCAGTTTGTGCGGCAATCCACGACTGCTGCATCGAGTTTCTGCTGAAAATCAATACCAAAGCAATGAGCTGCAGGAATATAAAGAAGACGAACAAACCGTTCTTCGAAAATAATCTCAGCAAAAATCCCATCAGTGAATGTCGTAAAAGTTAACGGTTTATTTTATCAGGAAGTTGAATTTATCCATGTTTTTCAAAGCGATTCCGGTACCGCGAACTACGGCTCTCAAAGGATCTTCCGCTACGAAAACAGGTAGTCCTGTTTTCTTGTGAAGTCTGTCCGCAAGTCCACGAAGAAGCGCACCACCACCTGCAAGATAAATTCCTGTTTTGTAAATATCTGCAGCCAATTCCGGCGGAGTTAAGGATAAAGTTTCCATCACTGCATCCTCAATTCTGATGATGGATTTGTCCAAAGCACGCGCGATTTCCTTGTAGTTCACCATAATTTCTTTTGGTTTCCCTGTAATTAAATCACGTCCTTGAACCGGAATGTCCTCGATCTCAACATCCAATTCCTCGATAGCGGAACCAACTTCGATTTTTACCCTTTCAGCGGTTCTTTCACCGATGTATAAATTGTGGTGTGTTCTTAAATAATAAGCAATATCGTTGGTGAAAACGTCGCCCGCAATTTTTACGGATTTGTCGCAAACGATTCCTCCTAAAGCAACTACGGCGATTTCTGTTGTTCCACCACCGATGTCGATGATCATGTTACCTTCAGGTTTTTGCACGTCGATTCCCACACCGATTGCTGCAGCCATTGGTTCATAAATCAAACGAACTTCTTTAGCATTTACTTTTTGGGCAGAATCACGGACCGCACGTTTTTCAACTTCGGTAATTCCCGATGGAATACAGATAACGATTTTTAAAGTCGGCTGAAAAAGTTTTCCTTTAATTCCCGGAATTTGTTTGATGAATTCCTTGATCATGTGTTCAGATGCGTGGAAATCAGCGATTACGCCGTCTTTCAAAGGTCTGATTGTTTTAATGTCTTCGTGGGTTTTCCCCTGCATGTGTTTTGCTTTTTCACCTACTGCAATTGGTTTCCCTGTAGATCTTTCGATTGCCACGATCGACGGTTGGTCGATCACAATCTTGTTATTATGTATAATTAGTGTGTTCGCTGTTCCCAAGTCTATCGCAATATCCTGCGTGAACATATCAAATAACCCCATTTTTCTGCTAATTTTTTAAAGTGTACAAAGATATAAATTTAGAACCGTTCTAAAAATTTGATTTCAAATAAATTCCGTTAAATTTTTATTAAAGTTCACGGATCTTCTACTATAACTTTTTAATGGTGAGAATATTTGATTTCAATTGAAAATCAAATGACGAAATGGTTTTTTTAAAAAGCTGGAATCATCATAGAAAGCGAAACTGATTTTTTCTTTTCCAATAGATTTCACTGATAATCTTCATATTCCGCGCCTTTCTTTTATTCAATATAAAGTCTTAAATTTGCGGTTGCTTTATGAACACGGATAAAAATCTACACAAAACTTCTAATTTCGCTGTGTTAAGCATCAGTTTTGAAAAAGCCGATGCCGAAACAAGGGGGAAATTTGCTTTTTTTGATGAGAATATTAAAAATTTTGTCAACGAAATTCATGACGAGAATTTGGGTGACGCGTTCGTGGTTTCTACCTGCAACCGAACCGAAATTTACACGACAACTCCGAATTACCTTTTGATTGCGGAACTTTACTGCAAAACAATCGGCGTGAGTTTAACGGAATTCATGAAGTATGTGAATATTCTGAAACACGAGGAAGCGCTCAATCACCTTTTCCGTGTTGCTGCAGGTTTGGAAAGTCAGATTATTGGTGATTTCGAAATTATAGGACAGATTAAAAATGCTTATCACCGTTTCAAAAAAGAAAAACAAAACTCGAACCCATTTTTGGAAAGAGCCATTAATTCCGCCATTCAAATTTCAAAAAGAATCAAGAATGAGACGGGAATTTCCAACGGAGCAGCTTCGGTTTCTTACGCAGCGGTGCATTATATTTTAAAAAATCAAACTCAGATTTCCGACAAAAATATTTTGCTTTTGGGAGTGGGTGAAATTGGACAAAATACGGTTGAAAATTTGGTAAAACACGTTTACAAACCGAAAGTAAAAATTGCCAACAGAAGCTCCGACAAAGCGGAAAAAATTGCAGAAAAATATAAAATTCCACACATCGAATTTGCTGATTTTAATAACGAACTCAAAAAAACCGATATTCTGATTGTCGCAACAGGAGCGCAACATCCCATCATCAACAAAACCCATTTCCCAAATGGAAAGGAAACTTTGGTGATAGATTTGTCGATTCCAAACAATGTGGAAAAAAACATAACCGAAAATCAAAACGTAAGTTTGGTAGATGTGGACGAACTTTCACTGCACATCAGCGAAACGATGGTTCAAAGGCAGAAGGAAATTCCGAAAGCCGAAGAAATTATCAAGGAAATGACCAAGGATTTCTTGGAATGGGAAAAGAAAAGAAAACTCGCTCCAAACATCCATCATTTCAAGGCTGTTCTGAAAAATATGGAGCGCAACGAAATGCACAACATCCACAAAAAACACAAATATGTTGATGTGAATGACATGCAGCTTTCGGAGAAAATGATACAGAAAATCACCAACCGTTTCGCAAAATATATCATCGACAATCCGTGGAAAGCAGAAGAAATTAGCAAGTTAATGCACGAAATTTTCGTGGAACAACCCAATAAGGAATTCAATGAGAAGCATTAAAATCGGAACCCGAAATTCGCCGCTCGCACTATGGCAAGCCCGTGAAGTCGCAAAAAATTTACAGAACAGAAATTATAAAACGGAAATCACGCCCATTGTTTCAACGGGTGATAAAAATTTGACGCAGCCGCTTTATTCATTGGGAATTACTGGGATTTTCACCAAAGATTTAGACATTGCTTTATTGAATAACGAAGTTGATATTGCCGTTCATTCCTTAAAAGATATTCCAACCGAACTTCCTGAAAATGTGGAAATTATTGCGGTTTTAAAGCGTGATTTTCCCCAGGATATTTTGGTTCGAAGAAAAGGCGCAGAAAATCTTGAACTAAAAGATTTGAAAGTCGCGACGAGTTCCCTCCGAAGAAGAGCATTTTGGTTAAAAGAATTTCCCCAAGCTCAATTTTCCGACATTCGTGGAAATGTTCAAACCCGATTGAGAAAGTTGGAAGAAGAAGATTTCGACGCCACACTTTTTTCTTTGGCGGCTATTGAAAGAATAAGCTTAGTAGTTGATTATGAGTTCCTTCCGATGATGATTTCCGCTCCTGCACAAGGAGTTGTGGCGATTACGGCAAGAAAGGATGACGAGGAAATCCAGGAAATTTTTGAAGAAATCAATCACCTTCCGACCCAAATTTGCGTTGATATTGAAAGAAGTTTTCTGAACACTTTGGAAGGCGGCTGTACTGCGCCAATTGGGGCTTTTGCCGAAATGAACGATAAAAATGAAATCCGCTTTCAAGGAAGATTATGTTCGTTGGACGGAAAAAACTGTATCGAAACCGACGAAATTTTCCTTTGGGAAGAAGGCAAAAATTTTGGAAAGAATTTGGCTGAGAAACTTTTGGAAAACGGCGGAAGAGAATTGATGGCCGAAATAAAAACACACCTGTAAACCCGAGATTTATCAACAGTTACATTTTTCATACACTTCAATTCATGAAAATATTATTCACAAAAAAGCTTAATGAAAAACAGGTTTCCGAGAAATTGGGAAATGGTTTTTCATGTGATTTTGTGGAGGTTATCAAAATTAACCATAAAGAAGTTCGTCCGTTCGACTTGGAAAATTACTCGTTGATTTTTACTTCGGTAAATGGAGTGGACGCTTTTTTTGCTAATGGTTTTAAACCCGATGAAAATTTCATGGACAAACATTTTAACAAAATTTATTGCGTCGGGAAAAAGACAAAAGCGCGATTGAGAAAATACGGTTTCGGTGTTTTTAAACTGAAAAAAAATGCCAAAGAACTTTCCGAGTTTATCGTTGAAAATTGTGCAAAAGAAAGGTTCATCCATTTTTGTGGAAATTTGGCGTTGGATATTTTGCAGAAAAAATTGCCGCTTCAAAACGTCGAATATCGAAAAGTGGTGGTGTACGAAACCGAACTTCTCTATCCTAAAGTGGAGCACCAATACGACGCAGTTGCATTTTTTTCGCCAAGTGGAGTTAGAAGTTTTGTGCAACATAATTTGTTGAATTTCAGCAAGATATTTTCAATTGGTGAAACAACCACTTCGGAAATCGGCAAGTTTACCGATAAAGGAGTGTTCACCGGAAAAGATAATGATTTAGCAGCTTTACTCCAATTAATCAAAGTGGAAGGCAAATAAAAAATTAGAAATTTCTATAATGAATAGGAAATTTCAAAAACTTAAATAAGTAGAAATGATTAAGAACGACCTGTATTTAAAGGCATTGCGAGGAGAAACCGTGGAAAGACCACCGGTTTGGATGATGAGACAAGCGGGAAGATTTTTACCCGAATTTCGTGCAATGCGCGATGAATACGACTTTTTCACAAGATGTAGAACTCCGGAACTTGCTGCAGAAATCACGATGATGCCAATTCGAAGATATCCTTTGGATGCCGCGATTTTGTTTTCAGATATATTGGTGGTTCCACAAGCAATGGGAATCGATTTTAAAATGGTGGATTCCATCGGACCTTGGTTGGAAACGCCAATTCGTACCGCAGAACAAGTTCAGAATATTGAAGTTCCTAATGTTAATGATACTTTGGGATATGTTTTCGATGCGATTGAATTGACGCTTCAAAAACTCGACAACGAAATTCCTTTGATTGGTTTTGCCGGTTCGCCGTGGACAATCCTTTGCTATTGCGTGGAAGGAAAAGGCTCGAAAGCGTTCGATATCGCGAAATCTTTCTGTTTCCAAAATCCTGAAGCAGCACATTTATTATTGCAAAAAATTACCGATACCACGATTGCTTACTTGAAAAGAAAAGTGGAGAAAGGGGTTTCCGCAGTTCAGGTTTTCGATTCTTGGGGCGGAATGTTGTCACCGGAAGATTATCAGGAATTTTCATGGAAATACATCAACCAAATCGTGGAAGCACTGTCGCCATTAACTCACGTGATCGTTTTCGGAAAGGGTTGTTGGTTCGCTTTGGAAGAAATGACGTTGTCAAAAGTTTCCGCTTTAGGAGTTGATTGGACCATTCGCCCTGAATTTGCAAGAGTTTTAACGAATCACACCATGACTTTGCAAGGGAATTTTGATCCTGCAAGATTGCATTCATCGCCAGAAACCATCAAGAAAATGGTGAACGAAATGATCAACCGTTTCGGAAAAGACAAATATATCGCAAATCTTGGCCACGGAATTTTACCAAATATTCCATTGGAAAATGCGGAAGCGTTTATTCGTGCGGTGGTGGATTGGAAGCCGAATTAGGAGAATCTTGGCGCGAGCGAAGCGAGCGCCGAAAAGAGTTTTAAGAAATTTTTTGAACACGTCATTTTGGCGTGTTCAACTTTTTTATCGCTTTTCAATTTCATAATACAGCAATTCCTCGTCATCATCCGGAAGCCGAACCTTTTTCTGAAATTTCAAGCCCAATTTTTCAATCAGTTTTTGTGAAGAAATATTTTCTTTGGTCGTGATTGCTGAAACTTTCTTTAAACCAAATTCTTTAAATCCAATTTCTAATAATTTTGAAGCCGATTCAAAACCGTAACCTTTTCCTTCAAATTCGGGCAAAAAACTGAAGCCGATATCGTGAACATCCAAACCATCCCGTTCGAAAATTCCAACGCCGCCGATTTTCTTTCCGTCATCTTTTTTGGTAATCAAAAAGTTTCCGTAACCAAGTCTTTCCATTTGAGGAAGAAACCTGTTTTTGATATAGTTTTCCGCATCTTCAAGCGTTTTGATATTTCGGTCACCAATAAATTTGATAAAGTTCGGCGAATTGTACAACTCAAAAATAAGTGGTGAATCCTCGACTGACATTGGAGTTAAAACAAGCCTTTCCGTTTCAATTTTTTTATTCTCCATTAAATTCCTTTTTTTACTGCAAGTATCATTTCAATCATTTTCACTTTCCTGTTTTCGCGAGTTTCGGGCTTTTTCGCTTCCACAATCCAACGGATGTATTCTTTTTTGTGGGTGTAACTCATTGCTTCAAACAATTCCTTTGCTTTTAGATTTTCATTAAAAACAATTTGCACATCTTCGGGAATTTCGACAATTCTTTTCTCCTTATCTTCCCAAAGTTTTACGGAAACGGTGTCGCCAAAAGATTTTCCAAGATTATTTCGCACTTCTTGCGTTAATCCAAGAATGTGGCAATCGGAGTTCATCTTTGCCAAACTTCCACGATATTTTACTTTTCCATCAAAAATCGCTTTGATTTTTACCTGACCTTTTTTCCCAAAAAGTTCTTCCACTGAAAAAGGAAACTCTACAAACGCAGCGTTAATTGTTCCCGACTGTTGAATGATGGCTTGAAATGAAATATAATCTTGAGTCATTTTAATAAAAATTCAATTTCAAATTTAGGAATAACGGCACAAAAATGGGAGTTAAGTGGGAAAATTATTTTTATGCAAAAGATAATCGCAGTATTACTGTTTTCTGCAGGAATTTTATTCGTTCAAAATTGTTCAACTAAAACTTTAGTTTCAGGTGAAATTAACCGACAATGGATGTTGATTGAATTCCAAGATTTCCCAAGAGATTTGATGGTGAAAAATCGTGCAAACATGGATATGTCGCCCACGAAAACAAATCCGAATCAATACGGAGCAACAATGGGTTGCAACAAAATGTTTCTAACCGCTACGTTTTATTCGAACGGAACCGTGAAATTTTCCGATATTGGAAGTACAATGATGTATTGCGAAGGAAACATGGATTTGGAAACCGCTTTTGCAAAGTCGCTTCCAACAATGGCAAAGTATGAAATCGACGGTCATCACCTCACGCTTACCAACGATAAAGGCGAAAAAATGAAATTTGTTGCGGCAGATTGGGATTAGACAATTAGCAAAGGGTAATGAGAAATGGCAGAAGAAAAGTTTAAGAAATTTTATTTGATTTTAGTATTGCAGATTCTAGATAAATTATTTAGTTTGGGTAAGTTAAACTTATTACCCCATTACTCAGTACTAATCACTTATGAACATAAACCCTGAAATAATTGGATTTGTAGCGGGAGGATTATCTTCCGCACTTTTTATTCCGCAAATTATTAAAATTCTGAAGGAGAAATCAGCGGAAGAAATTTCGTTGCTTACCTGCATTATCGGAATTTTGAGTAGTGGGTTGTGGCTGTGGTACGGAATTGTTCAAGACCATATTTCCATGATTGTGACCAATATTATCGCAGCTTTGGCAACGATTGTTCTACTTGTCTTAAAATTTATTTACAATAAGTAATTGTGAACAAAAAGGTTTGGAAAAAGATTAAATTTGTCAGGTGAAATTTTATAAAATATGAACTTCAACCCTGAAATTATTGGCTTAATAGGAGGATTTCTTTCCTGTATCACCTTCGTTCCACAAATATTTAAGACTTGGAAATCAAAATCGGTAAAAGATATTTCGGTTTCTACATTTCTCATCGTTTTGGCAAGTACCATTATTTGGATTGTTTACGGCGTTTTTAAAGACAGTATTTCTGTAATTTTAACGAATATCGTTGTGTTTTTTACCGCTGTGATTATGCTTTGGATGAAGTGGAAGTTTACAGAGAAATTACACAGATAACACGGATTTTCACAGATACTAATATGTTTACTAGCTATAATTTAGATTAATCATTACCGAAATCTGTGGAAATATGTGGAATCCGTGAGATATAAAGCCTTAAATTTGTAAAAGCCGAAAGCTGAAATTTTATGCTAGAAAAAAAAGACCATCAATATGAAAAAGCCGTTCTTGTAGGCTTAATTACGCAAAATCAAGACGAAGAAAAACTCACAGAATATCTCGATGAACTCGAGTTTTTGGCATTTACAGCAGGTGCAACTGTGGAAAAACGCTTCACCCAAAAAATGTCGCAACCCGATTCCAAAACTTTTGTAGGAAGCGGAAAAGCCGAAGAAATCCGAAATTACGTAAAAGAACACGAAATTGGAACTATAATTTTTGATGATGAACTTTCACCGTCGCAGCTGAAAAATTTGGAGCGGGAAATGGAAGTCAAAATTTTGGACAGAACCAATTTGATTTTAGACATTTTCGCACAAAGAGCCCAAACTTCCTATGCAAGAACACAAGTTGAACTCGCTCAATACGAATATTTATTGCCTCGATTGACGAGAATGTGGACACACTTGGAAAGACAACGAGGCGGAATTGGAATGCGTGGACCCGGAGAAACAGAAATTGAAACCGACCGAAGAATTATCCGCGACCGAATTTCATTATTGAAAGAAAAACTAAAAACCATCGACAAGCAGATGTCCACACAAAGACAAAACCGCGGAAAAATGGTGCGTGTCGCTTTGGTTGGTTACACCAACGTTGGGAAATCTACCTTGATGAACGCACTTTCAAAATCGGAAGTTTTTGCAGAAAATAAATTGTTTGCAACCTTAGATACTACAGTTCGCAAAGTTGTAATTGGTAATTTACCGTTTTTGTTGACGGACACCGTTGGTTTTATCCGAAAATTGCCCACACAGTTAGTAGAAAGTTTTAAATCCACTTTGGATGAAGTTCGTGAATCGGATTTGCTGATTCACGTCGTGGATATTTCCCACGAAAGTTTTGAAGATCACATCAATTCCGTCAATCAAATCTTAATGGAAATCGGAGCACATCAAAAACCGATGATTATGGTTTTCAACAAGATAGATGCTTTCGCTTACGAGAAAAAGGATGAAGACGATTTGACGCCGGCCAACAAAAAAAATATTTCACTTGCAGAATGGGAAAAAACGTGGATGTCGAAATCGAAATATCCAACAGTTTTCATTTCGGCTTTAACGAAACAAAATTTCCCTGAAATGAAGAAAATGATTTACGATGAGGTGTTGAAAATCCATATTTCAAGATTTCCGTATAATGATTTTCTGTTTGAGTATTTTGAGGAGGAAGACGCTTAAACCCAGAGACCCGGAGTTTTACCATCGCAAAAGACTCTATTTTATCAATTTATACAACAACTTTACAGTATTCTGTTTAAAATTAAAAATCAAATCATCACCCAAATCAAATCCGCTCTCGATTTTCTTTCCATCAAAGAAAAAGCAGAATTTTTCCCCCGATTCTTCAAGGCAGGAAAAGGTGAATACGCAGAAGGCGACCAATTCATCGGCGTTACTGTTCCCGACCAAAGAAAAGTGGCAAAAGAGTTTTGGAACAAAATTTCTTTGGAAGAATTGGGAGAACTGCTTTCCTCAAAAATTCACGAACATCGTCATACTGCGCTTTTGATGTTGGTGGCAAAATTTGAAAAATCAAAAGACCCGAAAGAGAAAGACGAAATCGTAAAATTCTATCTCAAAAACAAAAAACAAATTAACAATTGGGATTTGGTAGATAATTCCTGCTACAAAATTTTAGGAAGATATTGCTTTGAAAATCAGGGTGATAAAATTTTGAGAAAACTTTCGGAAGAAAATAATTTGTGGAGCAAAAGAATGGCAATTGTTTCTACAATATGGCACTCAAGAAAAGGAAACAGTTTTGAGTTACTAAAAGAATTGGCGTTGAAAAACCTTCATCACGAACACGATTTAATGCACAAAGCAAACGGTTGGCTTCTCCGAGAAATGGGAGAAAAGAACCAAACCGAACTCCTTGATTTCCTAAAACTTCATTACAAAACAATGCCAAGAACTTCACTTCGTTATGCCATTGAAAAACTGGATGAAGATTTGAGACAGGACTTTTTGAAAGGGAGAGTTTAAGGTTTGTTTAAATCTTTTCAATTGATAAAGCCTTGCCGATTTTGCTGATTTGGCAGATCTCTCACCGCATTTTATCTGCGTGATTTGCTAAATCTGCGAGAACATTAAAACATTTAAAATAAATCTAAATGAGTTCTAAATGATAGACCACCTTTTTTACCTTCGAGAATTCATCCACTATTTTCTGCATTTGGTTTTTCCGATTGTCATTGCGAAAGTTTTCTTCAAAAATAATTGGAAACATGCCTATTTTTTGATGTTGGCAACGATGGTGGTAGATTTGGACCACGTTTTTGCCAATCCAGTTTTTGACCCGAATAGAAGCAGCGTTGGTTTTCATCCGTTGCATTCTTATCCGATGATTGCAGTTTATTTTTTAGGCACAATTTTTCTTAAGGGAAACTACAAAATCATTTCGGTTGGACTTCTTTTCCACATGTTTACCGACTTTCAGGATTATTATTTGTGGAAGGCAATGTTAAATAGTTATTAATTTTTTGAATAACTATTTGATTTTTGATAGATTTTTTATATTTTGTCGCAAATCTTAAGTTATGAAATTGAAAAAATTACTTCATTGGTCGATTATTTTTCCCGTCATTTCTTCCGCTTTTTATCTTTTAGGCGGATTAAATGACACCATTTTTTCCAATATTGTGGGTGCAATTTTATTATTTGCCACGGTTTTGGCGGCAGTTCATCACGCAGAAGTGGTTGCCCATAAAGTGGGCGAACCCTACGGAACAATAATTCTCGCCATTTGCATCACCATTCTTGAGGTAGGTTTAATTATTTCGTTCATGCTTTCCGGTGGAGAAGGCGCGATGACTTACGCCAGAGATACCGTTTTTGCAGCGGTCATGATTATACTGAACGGAATTCTTGGCATCTGTATTTTGGTTGGGAGCAGAAAATATAAGGAACAATTCTTCATCACCAATTCCGCGACGACTTATTTGGTTAGCTTGATTGCGATTTTGGTTCTCACTTTAATTCTACCAAATTATACTTCAAGTATTCGCGGGCCGTTTTATACCGAAAGTCAGTTGGTATTTATTTCTTCGGCATGTCTTGTGATTTACGGCAGTTTCTTAATGTTTCAAACTGTTCGACATCGTAATTATTTTGTTGTAGAAGAGCCAGATAACACTACGCATGAAGCAGCACCTCCAACAATTCTCGAGACGGTTATTAGTTTGGTTTTGCTAATAATTTGTCTTGCAGTTGTAATTTTTATGGCAAAAGGACTTTCACCGGTTATCGAAAATTTTGTTGAAAATGTGGGCGCTCCCAGAGCTTTGGTTGGAGTAATTATCGCTTTCGTCGTTTTACTTCCCGAAGGTTTGGCTGCAATTCGTGCGGCGAGCAACAATCAAATTCAAACCTCCATCAATCTTGGTTTGGGTTCCGCTTTGGCGAGCCTTGGATTAACGATTCCGGCAATTTCTGTGGTTTGTATTCTTTACGACATTCCTTTTGTATTGGGACTCGACATGAAATCGATTATTCTTTTGGTACTTTCCATTTTCACGGTGATGCTTTCGTTAAGCCGGGGAAAAACCAATCACCTTTACGGAACTGTTTTGCTCGTGAATTTGGCGGCGTATATTTTTACGGTGATTGTGCCTTAATTCTTATTCAACCTCGTTGCCGTTTCCATTTTGAAGCCCATCAAATTGGCAATATTATTGGCTTTATAAATCGCGGTTTCCGCCATTTCTCCGGAGAAGTTTTCTTCAATCGTGGCAGTCCATAATTTTACCCAATGTTCGAAATGCCTTTTTTCCATCGGTATTTTTTCATTGATCGGGAAATGTACGGCCATCGGATTTCCTTTATACGTCATTTGTCCGAAAAGTATGGTTTCCCAAAACGAGTACATTTTCGGCAAATGTTTGCTCCAATCCACTTTTGCAACGTCATTGAAAAAGAAACCTATCGTGTCGTCATGCTGTACTTTCTCATAAAATTTATTCACTAAAAGTTCTATATCATCTCTTGTTTCCAATTTTTTCATGCATCAAAATTACTTTTTATTTATGGCTAAACTTATGACTTCAGTCAATATAGTTTAATTTTGCAAAATTATGGCAAGAAAAATAAGAACAATCCGCCAACAATCGCGCGATGAAAGCGGCTTTGG
Encoded proteins:
- a CDS encoding rod shape-determining protein MreD — translated: MISRTLFTDILMIVFLVALQIFVLNRITLFGKYTPVLYPVFVMFYPFFRNRFQFLALSFMLGLSIDAFLYTWGINAFATTIIAYFRTLIFRTSTDTSTDFFSFQSLQWTQFLLFIASSIFFHQLLVQYIEFFKFSRFFEIFLNVLATSGISFIFILMYALAFRIKQRI
- the mreC gene encoding rod shape-determining protein MreC; translation: MGFLLRLFSKNGLFVFFIFLQLIALVLIFSRNSMQQSWIAAQTAAFNSWVSGYIDEGASYLKLKQINEQLVAQNKVLMEQVYGKGTSEIPQFRKVHDTIGGGQIYTFVDGEIIFNSINRKDNYFTINRGKRDGVMPKMGVMAPKGIAGIVINTTDSYALVQSVLSLDKIKINAALKKSGYFGTLTWRGDDSRTMHLSDVPKYVPLQIGDTVVTDGKSAIFPRGVMIGRISGYEVDSKTGFWDIAVELSEKMGNLSKVYVVKSLKKAEVSRIQDTLQATIKREK
- a CDS encoding rod shape-determining protein; the protein is MGLFDMFTQDIAIDLGTANTLIIHNNKIVIDQPSIVAIERSTGKPIAVGEKAKHMQGKTHEDIKTIRPLKDGVIADFHASEHMIKEFIKQIPGIKGKLFQPTLKIVICIPSGITEVEKRAVRDSAQKVNAKEVRLIYEPMAAAIGVGIDVQKPEGNMIIDIGGGTTEIAVVALGGIVCDKSVKIAGDVFTNDIAYYLRTHHNLYIGERTAERVKIEVGSAIEELDVEIEDIPVQGRDLITGKPKEIMVNYKEIARALDKSIIRIEDAVMETLSLTPPELAADIYKTGIYLAGGGALLRGLADRLHKKTGLPVFVAEDPLRAVVRGTGIALKNMDKFNFLIK
- the hemA gene encoding glutamyl-tRNA reductase → MNTDKNLHKTSNFAVLSISFEKADAETRGKFAFFDENIKNFVNEIHDENLGDAFVVSTCNRTEIYTTTPNYLLIAELYCKTIGVSLTEFMKYVNILKHEEALNHLFRVAAGLESQIIGDFEIIGQIKNAYHRFKKEKQNSNPFLERAINSAIQISKRIKNETGISNGAASVSYAAVHYILKNQTQISDKNILLLGVGEIGQNTVENLVKHVYKPKVKIANRSSDKAEKIAEKYKIPHIEFADFNNELKKTDILIVATGAQHPIINKTHFPNGKETLVIDLSIPNNVEKNITENQNVSLVDVDELSLHISETMVQRQKEIPKAEEIIKEMTKDFLEWEKKRKLAPNIHHFKAVLKNMERNEMHNIHKKHKYVDVNDMQLSEKMIQKITNRFAKYIIDNPWKAEEISKLMHEIFVEQPNKEFNEKH
- the hemC gene encoding hydroxymethylbilane synthase; translation: MRSIKIGTRNSPLALWQAREVAKNLQNRNYKTEITPIVSTGDKNLTQPLYSLGITGIFTKDLDIALLNNEVDIAVHSLKDIPTELPENVEIIAVLKRDFPQDILVRRKGAENLELKDLKVATSSLRRRAFWLKEFPQAQFSDIRGNVQTRLRKLEEEDFDATLFSLAAIERISLVVDYEFLPMMISAPAQGVVAITARKDDEEIQEIFEEINHLPTQICVDIERSFLNTLEGGCTAPIGAFAEMNDKNEIRFQGRLCSLDGKNCIETDEIFLWEEGKNFGKNLAEKLLENGGRELMAEIKTHL
- a CDS encoding uroporphyrinogen-III synthase, which codes for MKILFTKKLNEKQVSEKLGNGFSCDFVEVIKINHKEVRPFDLENYSLIFTSVNGVDAFFANGFKPDENFMDKHFNKIYCVGKKTKARLRKYGFGVFKLKKNAKELSEFIVENCAKERFIHFCGNLALDILQKKLPLQNVEYRKVVVYETELLYPKVEHQYDAVAFFSPSGVRSFVQHNLLNFSKIFSIGETTTSEIGKFTDKGVFTGKDNDLAALLQLIKVEGK